Proteins from one Kineosporiaceae bacterium genomic window:
- a CDS encoding CoA transferase produces the protein MTTATPPGPQPDRHPPSPEAGRGPGTGGRGPLAGLVVVEFAGIGPAPFAALILAELGADVVRIDRSDGGGALSSALSGLNRSRPSVALDLKHPEGAAVAMRLIEQADVVLEGWRPGVCERLGLGPEDCLARNPRLIYARMTGWGQDGPWAQRAGHDITYAAITGALHLVGPAERPVVPANLLADFGGGTMYLLVGVLSALHARQATGAGQVIDAAMVDGTASLVTMVYAMYGTGLWRDERGVNMLDGGLPFYDTYRCADGRFVAVGPLEPQFYAALLDGLGLGEREDLRRAQWDEATWPEQRRLFTELFATRTRDEWAARFDGSDACVAPVLGLSEAPSHPHLAARGVFTEVDGVVQPRVAPRFSATPAGEPTPARSAGADTRNVLLARGFSEVEVDGLLASGVVVQID, from the coding sequence ATGACCACTGCCACCCCGCCGGGGCCACAGCCCGACCGTCACCCGCCCTCTCCGGAGGCAGGCCGCGGCCCGGGAACCGGTGGCCGGGGACCCTTGGCCGGGCTCGTCGTGGTGGAGTTCGCCGGCATCGGCCCGGCGCCGTTCGCGGCGTTGATCCTGGCGGAGCTGGGCGCGGACGTCGTCCGGATCGATCGGTCCGATGGTGGCGGTGCCTTGTCGAGCGCCCTCAGCGGCCTGAACCGGTCGCGCCCCTCGGTGGCCCTCGACCTCAAGCACCCCGAGGGTGCCGCCGTGGCGATGCGCCTGATCGAGCAGGCCGACGTGGTGCTCGAGGGATGGCGGCCCGGGGTGTGCGAGCGGCTGGGGCTCGGGCCCGAGGACTGCCTGGCCCGCAATCCGCGCCTGATCTACGCCCGGATGACCGGGTGGGGGCAGGATGGCCCGTGGGCGCAGCGGGCCGGGCACGACATCACCTACGCGGCCATCACCGGGGCGCTGCACCTGGTCGGTCCGGCTGAACGACCCGTGGTGCCGGCGAACCTGCTGGCCGACTTCGGTGGCGGAACGATGTACCTGCTCGTCGGGGTGCTCTCGGCGCTGCACGCCCGGCAGGCCACCGGTGCCGGCCAGGTGATCGATGCGGCCATGGTGGACGGCACAGCGTCGCTGGTGACGATGGTGTACGCCATGTACGGCACCGGTTTGTGGCGCGACGAACGTGGCGTGAACATGCTGGACGGCGGGCTGCCGTTCTATGACACCTACCGCTGCGCGGACGGCAGGTTCGTGGCCGTCGGGCCGCTGGAGCCGCAGTTCTACGCTGCGCTGCTCGACGGCTTGGGGCTGGGCGAACGCGAGGACCTGCGCCGGGCACAGTGGGACGAGGCGACCTGGCCCGAGCAGCGGCGGCTGTTCACCGAGCTCTTCGCCACGCGGACCCGCGACGAATGGGCGGCTCGGTTCGACGGGAGCGATGCCTGTGTGGCCCCGGTGCTGGGACTGAGCGAGGCGCCGTCCCACCCGCACCTGGCCGCCCGTGGGGTGTTCACCGAGGTGGACGGCGTGGTGCAACCCCGGGTGGCGCCGCGGTTCTCGGCCACCCCCGCGGGCGAGCCGACGCCCGCCCGGTCGGCCGGCGCCGACACGCGAAACGTGTTGCTGGCGCGGGGCTTCAGCGAGGTGGAGGTCGACGGTCTGCTGGCGTCGGGGGTCGTCGTTCAGATCGACTGA
- a CDS encoding alpha/beta hydrolase: protein MNTSAGPPALTRRAAREQAARRRTHRLPARPWSSRAGRALLVMAVLTPIGWGAGLLLQPDVAVTNLTAASSGGTSSAGGAMAPVPMDSLSAGPTTVSRGVVPSRAPSVATAPRPKTTTRATTPAPRGVRAGEQTLVDLAYASGSEAQKLDLYLPARTGTAVPLVILIHGGAFVGGDKGDDAEQAEALRGKGFAVASLNYRLSGEAQFPAGVRDVKAAVRWLRAHAASHGLHPDRFAAWGTSAGGYLATMLGVTGDQRTTLDDASLGNAKVSSAVQLVVDLYGPGDFLSMDAQAADPGGCADGPQVHDAGDSPESQWLGAPVQSVPALAATSNPMRYLAKAAHLPPFVVAHGNRDCLVPYGQSLQLVAALKKAGASVSFTLVDGAGHSAPEFDGLFGPAMSGLARLARQP from the coding sequence GTGAACACCTCGGCAGGCCCCCCGGCCCTGACGCGCCGCGCCGCGCGTGAGCAGGCCGCTCGCCGCCGCACGCACCGCCTCCCCGCGCGCCCGTGGTCGTCCCGCGCCGGTCGTGCCCTGCTGGTGATGGCCGTGCTCACGCCGATCGGCTGGGGTGCCGGCCTCCTGCTCCAGCCCGACGTGGCGGTGACCAACCTGACCGCGGCCTCCTCGGGCGGTACCAGCTCGGCCGGCGGCGCCATGGCCCCGGTGCCGATGGACAGCCTGTCCGCCGGGCCGACGACGGTGAGTCGCGGCGTCGTCCCGAGCCGTGCACCGTCGGTCGCCACCGCCCCGCGACCGAAGACCACGACCCGCGCCACGACGCCGGCGCCGCGCGGCGTCCGGGCCGGGGAGCAGACGCTGGTCGACCTGGCCTATGCCTCCGGCTCGGAGGCGCAGAAGCTCGACCTCTACCTCCCGGCACGTACCGGCACGGCCGTACCGCTCGTGATCCTGATCCACGGCGGCGCTTTCGTGGGTGGTGACAAGGGTGATGACGCCGAACAAGCCGAGGCGTTGCGGGGCAAGGGGTTCGCGGTCGCCAGCCTGAACTACCGACTCTCCGGCGAAGCGCAGTTCCCGGCCGGGGTGCGCGATGTCAAGGCGGCCGTTCGCTGGTTGCGGGCGCACGCGGCGTCCCACGGGCTGCACCCCGATCGGTTCGCGGCCTGGGGCACCTCCGCCGGCGGCTATCTGGCCACGATGCTCGGCGTCACCGGTGATCAACGCACCACCCTGGACGACGCGAGCCTGGGCAACGCCAAGGTCAGCAGCGCGGTGCAGTTGGTGGTGGATCTCTACGGCCCCGGCGACTTCCTGAGCATGGACGCTCAGGCCGCCGATCCCGGGGGATGTGCCGACGGGCCACAGGTCCACGATGCGGGCGACTCCCCGGAATCGCAGTGGCTCGGGGCGCCGGTCCAGTCGGTGCCGGCCCTCGCGGCCACCTCGAACCCGATGCGCTACCTGGCCAAGGCCGCGCACCTGCCGCCGTTCGTGGTGGCCCACGGCAACCGTGACTGCCTGGTGCCCTACGGCCAGTCGCTGCAGTTGGTGGCCGCCCTGAAGAAGGCCGGGGCCTCGGTGTCGTTCACCCTGGTCGACGGAGCGGGGCACTCGGCACCCGAGTTCGACGGCCTCTTCGGCCCCGCGATGAGCGGCCTGGCCCGGCTGGCCCGCCAGCCCTGA
- a CDS encoding TIGR00266 family protein, which yields MQVQLRHNPSFTVARCHLAPGEPMRVEGGAMLAHSTGVQLQSKAEGGILKGLKRAALGGESFFVTTYTAPAQGGWVDVAGVLPGDVVAIPISPERPFFLGRSNWIANSHGVQVDTQWGGMANLFGGEGGFGLRATGQGEALVSVYGAIDFFDLEPGQSVTIDTGHVVAYDLHITFRMRQAVEGRMFQSMKTGEGFVFDFTGPGRVLVQSRNPAAFTQWVAASTPSQNPQGGIGGLGMFGGD from the coding sequence ATGCAGGTCCAGTTGCGACACAACCCCTCGTTCACGGTGGCCCGCTGCCACCTGGCTCCGGGCGAACCGATGCGGGTCGAGGGCGGTGCCATGCTCGCCCACTCGACCGGGGTGCAGCTCCAGTCCAAGGCCGAGGGCGGCATCCTCAAGGGCCTCAAGCGGGCGGCCCTGGGTGGGGAGTCATTCTTCGTCACCACTTACACCGCGCCGGCTCAGGGCGGCTGGGTGGACGTCGCCGGCGTCCTGCCCGGTGACGTCGTCGCGATCCCGATCAGCCCTGAGCGACCGTTCTTCCTCGGCCGCAGCAACTGGATCGCCAACTCGCACGGCGTCCAGGTCGACACCCAGTGGGGTGGCATGGCCAACCTGTTCGGCGGCGAGGGCGGCTTCGGTCTGCGCGCCACCGGTCAGGGCGAGGCCCTGGTGAGCGTGTACGGCGCGATCGACTTCTTCGACCTCGAGCCGGGGCAGAGCGTGACCATCGACACCGGGCACGTCGTCGCCTACGACCTGCACATCACCTTCCGGATGCGCCAGGCGGTCGAGGGCCGCATGTTCCAGTCGATGAAGACCGGCGAGGGCTTCGTCTTCGACTTCACCGGCCCGGGCAGGGTGCTGGTGCAGTCCCGCAACCCGGCAGCGTTCACCCAGTGGGTCGCCGCCTCGACGCCCAGCCAGAACCCCCAGGGCGGGATCGGTGGCCTCGGGATGTTCGGGGGTGACTGA
- the fgd gene encoding glucose-6-phosphate dehydrogenase (coenzyme-F420), with translation MTTGGSTPLRIGYKASAEQFSPQDLARYAVLAEQVGLDSVTISDHFQPWRLTGGHAPSSLVWLSNVAARTERVLLGTSVLTPTFRYNPAIIAQSFATLACLAPGRVMLGVGTGEALNEVAVGAVGTGEDAWPEFKERFARLREAVDLIRRLWTQDRVDFEGTYYRTADAAIYDRPDQVVPIYIAAGGPVVAKYAGRVGDGFIATSGKGRELYADKLIPAVAQGVSDSGRTGGAVDRMIEIKVSWDPDPALALENTRFWAPLSLSAEQKHSIHSPAEMEAAADALPIEQVATRWIVASRPEDVVGAVKLYTDLGFNHLVLHGPGHDQERFLRTFADQVLPGLRELVPQSI, from the coding sequence ATGACGACCGGCGGCTCGACCCCCCTGCGCATCGGCTACAAGGCCTCGGCCGAACAGTTCAGCCCCCAGGACCTGGCGCGCTACGCCGTCCTGGCCGAACAGGTGGGCCTCGACAGCGTCACCATCTCGGACCACTTCCAGCCCTGGCGCCTGACCGGCGGGCACGCGCCGTCCTCGCTGGTGTGGCTGTCGAACGTGGCGGCCCGCACCGAGCGCGTGCTGCTCGGGACGTCGGTGCTCACCCCGACGTTCCGCTACAACCCCGCGATCATCGCCCAGTCGTTCGCCACGCTGGCCTGTCTCGCCCCGGGTCGGGTGATGCTGGGTGTGGGCACCGGGGAGGCGCTCAACGAAGTGGCGGTCGGGGCCGTGGGCACCGGTGAGGACGCCTGGCCCGAGTTCAAGGAGCGGTTCGCCCGGTTGCGCGAGGCGGTCGACCTGATCCGTCGGCTGTGGACGCAGGATCGGGTCGACTTCGAGGGCACCTACTACCGCACCGCGGATGCCGCGATCTACGACCGCCCGGACCAGGTGGTGCCGATCTACATCGCCGCCGGCGGCCCGGTGGTCGCCAAGTACGCCGGCCGGGTCGGTGACGGCTTCATCGCCACCTCGGGCAAGGGTCGCGAACTGTACGCGGACAAGCTGATTCCCGCTGTGGCCCAAGGAGTTTCCGATTCCGGCCGCACCGGGGGCGCCGTGGACCGGATGATCGAGATCAAGGTCTCGTGGGACCCGGATCCCGCCCTCGCCCTGGAGAACACCCGGTTCTGGGCGCCGCTGTCGCTGTCCGCGGAGCAGAAGCACTCGATCCACTCCCCCGCCGAGATGGAGGCCGCCGCCGACGCCCTGCCCATCGAGCAGGTGGCCACCCGGTGGATCGTCGCCTCTCGACCCGAGGACGTGGTCGGAGCGGTGAAGCTGTACACCGACCTCGGGTTCAACCATCTGGTGTTGCACGGCCCGGGTCATGACCAGGAGCGTTTCCTGCGGACCTTCGCCGACCAGGTGCTGCCGGGCCTGCGTGAACTCGTGCCTCAGTCGATCTGA
- a CDS encoding DUF4037 domain-containing protein — translation MTPIPDGVRRLADAAVRIAGVKAVTLGGSHATGMADAGSDIDLHVYWRSPLAAAADRAAVLAPALDEAGPVRELTAWGLEDHAILDGVPVELVYVELDPLRAEIDRAIEVGLDGEAFATAVLHSVTAGPLLADPDGELASLRARLADYPPATYRRQLDVLPGLLHAYLGQLTKARSRGDLLFVQHRRYSVQLVWFALLFALNRRYHPGEKRLLDHGERCAVRVAGQRERWEQIAEFGARDPRLPTALAGLVADLVALIPEGPAPSPSSRGESPPTADS, via the coding sequence ATGACCCCGATCCCGGACGGCGTGCGCCGGCTCGCCGACGCCGCCGTCCGGATCGCGGGGGTCAAGGCCGTGACCCTCGGCGGCTCGCATGCCACGGGGATGGCCGACGCGGGCTCCGACATCGACCTGCACGTCTATTGGCGCTCGCCCCTGGCTGCAGCTGCCGACCGCGCGGCCGTCCTGGCCCCGGCCCTCGACGAGGCCGGCCCGGTCCGGGAACTCACGGCCTGGGGCCTCGAGGATCACGCGATCCTGGACGGCGTCCCGGTCGAGCTGGTCTACGTCGAACTCGACCCGTTGCGCGCCGAGATCGACCGAGCGATCGAGGTCGGCCTGGACGGCGAGGCGTTCGCCACCGCGGTTCTGCACAGCGTGACCGCAGGCCCGCTGCTGGCCGACCCGGACGGCGAGCTGGCGAGCTTGCGCGCCCGGCTGGCCGACTACCCGCCGGCGACCTACCGGCGTCAACTCGACGTGCTCCCCGGCTTGCTGCACGCCTATCTCGGCCAGCTCACGAAGGCCCGCTCACGCGGGGACCTGCTGTTCGTCCAACACCGCCGCTACAGCGTGCAGCTGGTCTGGTTCGCCCTGCTGTTCGCGCTGAACCGCCGCTATCACCCCGGCGAGAAGCGATTGCTCGACCACGGTGAGCGCTGCGCCGTCCGGGTCGCCGGCCAACGCGAACGGTGGGAACAGATCGCCGAGTTCGGGGCCAGGGATCCCCGGCTGCCCACCGCCCTGGCCGGCCTGGTGGCCGACCTCGTCGCGCTCATCCCTGAAGGTCCAGCACCATCCCCGAGCTCTCGGGGCGAAAGCCCACCGACCGCAGATAGCTGA
- a CDS encoding YgjV family protein — protein MPSFGSVELIGYLASALVVISLAMTSVVRLRVISLAGSVVFVAYGLLIGSIPVVITNACIAMLNLWFLRKEFSRSGRDLGAVPIAVDAPFLLDFLHSHDADIRQFQPDFAGVTPDSCAWLLTRDGLPAGALVGRREGDELVVVLDYVLKPYRDSRLGRWLYGPGARVFRDIGLTRLVAPADTASHISYLRSVGFRPESSGMVLDLQG, from the coding sequence ATGCCCTCTTTCGGTAGCGTCGAGCTGATCGGCTACCTCGCCTCGGCCCTGGTCGTGATCTCCCTGGCGATGACCTCCGTGGTCCGGCTGCGGGTGATCTCGCTGGCCGGCTCGGTCGTCTTCGTGGCGTACGGCCTGCTGATCGGATCGATCCCGGTCGTGATCACCAATGCGTGCATCGCGATGCTGAATCTCTGGTTCCTGCGCAAGGAGTTCTCGCGCTCGGGCCGCGATCTGGGCGCCGTCCCGATCGCCGTCGATGCTCCGTTCCTGCTCGACTTCCTGCACAGCCACGACGCCGACATCCGGCAGTTCCAGCCGGACTTCGCCGGGGTGACACCGGATTCGTGCGCCTGGCTGCTCACCCGTGACGGTCTGCCCGCCGGGGCACTGGTGGGGCGTCGCGAGGGCGATGAGCTGGTCGTCGTCCTCGACTATGTGCTGAAGCCGTACCGCGACTCACGTCTCGGACGGTGGCTCTACGGCCCGGGTGCGCGGGTGTTCCGCGACATCGGCCTCACCCGGCTGGTCGCCCCGGCCGACACCGCCAGTCACATCAGCTATCTGCGGTCGGTGGGCTTTCGCCCCGAGAGCTCGGGGATGGTGCTGGACCTTCAGGGATGA
- a CDS encoding enoyl-CoA hydratase/isomerase family protein, giving the protein MTPAPSLPSRTELVTIVVEGAVGRITLNAPERLNAVDAAMLETIADGVTALGARPDIRVITVTGTGRGFCSGAHLDAVSGLDDVGATTLDSVGRAIRALVGSPVPVLGLVNGVAAGVGFSLALATHYILAAESASFLLGFNKIGLMPDGAATALVAASAGRARALRLALTGEQISAATALDWGLIAQTCPDEEFGEVAHHLEQAFANGAPQALAATAAAINAATLPELHQVLAREEVGQRQLLTTDDFREGVLAFRERRTPRFHGE; this is encoded by the coding sequence ATGACGCCCGCGCCATCACTGCCCAGCCGCACCGAACTGGTCACGATCGTGGTCGAGGGCGCCGTCGGCCGGATCACCCTGAACGCCCCCGAACGCCTGAACGCGGTCGACGCCGCCATGCTCGAGACGATCGCGGACGGCGTGACCGCGCTCGGTGCGCGCCCCGACATCCGGGTGATCACGGTGACCGGCACCGGACGGGGATTCTGTTCCGGGGCACACCTGGACGCGGTGTCGGGGCTGGACGACGTGGGTGCCACGACCCTGGACAGTGTGGGCCGGGCGATCCGTGCCCTGGTGGGCAGTCCGGTGCCGGTACTGGGCCTGGTGAACGGGGTGGCTGCGGGGGTGGGCTTCTCCCTTGCGCTGGCCACGCACTACATCCTGGCCGCAGAGTCGGCGTCGTTCCTGTTGGGATTCAACAAGATCGGCTTGATGCCGGACGGCGCCGCGACGGCCTTGGTCGCCGCCTCGGCCGGCCGGGCTCGCGCCCTGCGCCTGGCCCTGACCGGCGAACAGATCTCGGCGGCGACGGCCCTGGACTGGGGCCTGATCGCTCAGACCTGCCCCGATGAGGAGTTCGGCGAGGTGGCACACCACCTGGAGCAGGCGTTCGCGAATGGCGCACCACAGGCGCTGGCCGCCACGGCCGCTGCCATCAACGCGGCCACCCTGCCCGAACTGCACCAGGTACTGGCCCGCGAGGAGGTCGGGCAACGGCAGCTGCTGACCACCGATGACTTCCGAGAGGGAGTGCTCGCGTTCCGGGAGCGCCGGACCCCGCGCTTCCACGGAGAGTGA
- a CDS encoding GGDEF domain-containing protein: MMDGHRAAKIRAYELVELAQIDPQSGEVDELLTSARREGWIDVEFMAHFARLAAALDQAEDAEPHLEDMLTAIEGAKHDALLATALAMRAYTPTHDEHEWAAASSDLARAVALLDDGNGDPVDRPMAYTSCGLSYHTRGLWELALEMHDLAAEALAGVSPAYARIAELTRRVVVLNQYESVVPLACSLAEVGSREEARTLARGRPALTPAFLQTMHPLWADETAALDYLMAAFAGEADDQPPEQLLQRLHPLHRPRYRACVHLGQAIRAADDGDGTTAAAHAEIALMHLDHESEAGMRPYILSLTTLASPPARSWRRYAETIARQRWQSHLTDMAAARTQIELARVVLENQRLSERAYVDELTGLANRHAYARHLTRLRHERADEQVAAFMIDIDRFKAVNDTHGHPVGDEVLRRVASVLVELTRAGDLAVRMGGDEFLVFLSGTSRMDLPLRGEDLLAGVSNHPWDEVVEGLRITISVGMATGPSVEADQLVQQADQRLYAAKSAGRGRLIHS; the protein is encoded by the coding sequence ATGATGGACGGGCATCGCGCGGCGAAGATCCGGGCCTACGAGTTGGTCGAGCTCGCGCAGATCGATCCGCAGTCGGGCGAGGTCGACGAACTGCTGACGTCGGCCCGCCGGGAGGGCTGGATCGATGTCGAGTTCATGGCGCACTTCGCCCGCCTCGCGGCGGCGCTCGACCAGGCCGAGGACGCGGAACCGCATCTCGAGGACATGCTCACGGCGATCGAAGGGGCGAAGCACGACGCCCTCCTCGCCACCGCGCTGGCGATGCGCGCCTACACGCCCACACACGACGAGCACGAGTGGGCGGCGGCCTCGAGTGATCTGGCCAGGGCCGTCGCCCTGCTCGACGACGGCAACGGTGACCCGGTCGACCGGCCCATGGCCTACACCTCGTGCGGCCTCTCGTATCACACCCGCGGGCTGTGGGAGCTCGCCCTCGAGATGCACGACCTCGCGGCCGAGGCCCTCGCCGGGGTGTCCCCCGCGTACGCCCGGATCGCGGAGCTGACGCGACGCGTCGTCGTCCTGAACCAGTACGAGAGCGTGGTCCCCCTGGCCTGCTCTCTGGCCGAGGTCGGCTCCCGCGAGGAGGCCCGCACACTCGCCCGCGGACGCCCCGCACTCACGCCGGCGTTCCTGCAGACCATGCACCCGTTGTGGGCGGACGAGACGGCCGCACTGGACTACCTGATGGCGGCCTTCGCCGGCGAGGCGGACGACCAGCCGCCCGAGCAGCTCCTGCAGCGACTACACCCGCTCCACCGACCTCGCTATCGCGCCTGCGTCCACCTCGGTCAGGCCATTCGGGCCGCGGACGACGGCGACGGCACCACCGCAGCGGCTCATGCCGAGATCGCCTTGATGCATCTCGACCACGAGAGCGAGGCGGGCATGAGGCCGTACATCCTCAGCCTGACCACGCTGGCCAGCCCACCCGCGCGATCCTGGCGACGCTACGCCGAGACCATCGCCCGGCAACGGTGGCAGTCGCATCTGACCGACATGGCCGCGGCTCGCACCCAGATCGAACTGGCCCGCGTCGTCCTCGAGAATCAGCGACTGTCGGAACGTGCCTACGTCGATGAGCTCACCGGCCTGGCCAACCGCCACGCCTACGCCCGTCACCTGACCCGGCTGCGCCACGAGCGCGCCGACGAGCAGGTGGCAGCGTTCATGATCGATATCGACCGGTTCAAGGCGGTCAACGACACCCACGGACACCCGGTGGGCGATGAGGTGCTGCGCCGGGTCGCCTCGGTCCTGGTCGAACTCACCCGGGCCGGCGACCTCGCGGTCCGCATGGGGGGCGACGAGTTCCTGGTCTTCCTGTCCGGCACCTCCCGGATGGACCTTCCGCTGCGTGGTGAGGACCTGCTCGCCGGGGTCAGCAACCACCCCTGGGACGAGGTCGTCGAGGGCCTGCGCATCACCATCAGCGTCGGTATGGCCACCGGGCCGTCCGTCGAGGCCGACCAGCTCGTCCAGCAGGCGGATCAGCGGCTCTACGCGGCCAAGTCCGCCGGCCGGGGCCGACTGATCCACTCCTGA
- a CDS encoding diacylglycerol kinase family lipid kinase codes for MTVVINPIKRQAQRAVEVIRDQIAALGWPAPHVLTTTVAEPGGPQARTALRDGADRVVVGGGDGTVREVARELAGTGVGLGIVPLGTGNLFAHNLGLGGHRLDRVVATALTGPTTALDAGWAGFDGERHLFLVLAGIGHDAATARETREWLKHHAGWLAYAESGVRHALRRPIPMTVSLDDAPPRAVQAWAVLAGNCSRVRGGIVVFPEARLDDGLLDVMEVTVRYPWQWLPIAVKGLTGLRRDVPALRYTAARRVTIASATPVTVQLDGDTFPDVSELHLEVAPGALAVAVDR; via the coding sequence GTGACGGTGGTGATCAACCCGATCAAGCGGCAGGCGCAGCGGGCCGTCGAGGTGATCCGCGACCAGATCGCGGCCCTCGGCTGGCCCGCCCCCCACGTGCTGACCACGACCGTGGCCGAACCCGGTGGACCGCAGGCCCGCACGGCCTTGCGCGACGGCGCCGACCGTGTGGTGGTCGGTGGTGGCGACGGAACCGTGCGGGAGGTGGCCCGTGAACTGGCCGGCACCGGCGTGGGCCTGGGGATCGTGCCGCTCGGCACCGGCAACCTGTTCGCGCACAACCTGGGCCTGGGTGGCCACCGGCTCGATCGCGTGGTGGCCACTGCCCTGACCGGCCCGACCACGGCGCTGGACGCCGGCTGGGCCGGCTTCGACGGCGAGCGTCACCTGTTCCTGGTGCTGGCCGGCATCGGGCACGACGCGGCCACGGCGCGAGAGACCCGGGAATGGCTGAAGCACCACGCGGGATGGCTGGCCTACGCCGAGTCCGGCGTCCGGCACGCCCTGCGTCGGCCGATCCCGATGACCGTGAGCCTGGACGACGCGCCGCCGCGCGCCGTCCAGGCCTGGGCGGTGCTCGCCGGCAACTGCAGCCGGGTACGCGGCGGGATCGTGGTGTTCCCCGAGGCCCGACTGGACGACGGACTGCTGGACGTCATGGAGGTGACGGTGCGGTATCCCTGGCAGTGGCTGCCGATCGCCGTGAAGGGGCTGACCGGCCTGCGCCGCGACGTCCCCGCCCTGCGCTATACCGCCGCCCGACGCGTGACCATCGCCTCGGCCACCCCGGTGACGGTGCAGTTGGACGGCGACACGTTCC
- a CDS encoding citrate synthase has translation MSHTCRIELDGTSHDFPVVEGTENELAIDISKLRDTTGYITLDDGYGNTGSCKSAVTYIDGDAGILRYRGIPIETLAEHSSFIEAAWLVIFGKLQTPADRDRFSDLLTENSAMPLSMRKHFDAFPPNAHPMAILSAMINSLSVHEPQAHIDDDWALEVVAARLISKVRTIAAASYKSSIDQAIMHPRYDLKYVDNFLHMMFSQPYHEYHPSPEVSRALNLFLLLHADHEQNCSTSTVRMVASSQANMYASCAAGVCALWGPLHGGANVAVMDMLQEIKERKIPVSEYVRKVKDKEDGVKLMGFGHRVYKNFDPRSKILRDAAEKVLAQSGGGDELLDIATELADAALNDDYFIERKLYPNVDFYSGMILRAIGIPTNMFTVMFAIGRMPGWIANWKEIHDDPKSRIYRPRQVYIGNTQSEWVPRDARG, from the coding sequence ATGAGCCACACCTGTCGCATCGAGCTCGACGGAACGTCGCACGACTTCCCGGTGGTCGAGGGCACCGAGAACGAGCTGGCCATCGACATCAGCAAACTGCGCGACACGACGGGCTACATCACCCTGGACGACGGCTACGGCAACACCGGGTCGTGCAAGTCGGCCGTCACCTACATCGACGGGGACGCCGGCATCCTGCGCTACCGCGGCATCCCCATCGAGACGCTGGCCGAGCACAGCTCGTTCATCGAGGCCGCCTGGCTGGTGATCTTCGGCAAGCTGCAGACCCCCGCGGACCGCGACCGGTTCAGTGACCTGCTCACCGAGAACTCCGCCATGCCGCTGAGCATGCGCAAGCACTTCGACGCCTTCCCGCCGAACGCGCACCCGATGGCCATCCTGTCGGCCATGATCAATTCGCTCAGCGTGCACGAGCCGCAGGCCCACATCGACGACGACTGGGCGCTCGAGGTGGTCGCCGCCCGGCTGATCTCGAAGGTGCGCACGATCGCCGCCGCGAGCTACAAGTCCTCGATCGACCAGGCGATCATGCACCCGCGCTACGACCTGAAGTACGTCGACAACTTCCTGCACATGATGTTCTCGCAGCCCTATCACGAGTACCACCCGTCCCCCGAGGTCTCGCGGGCGCTCAACCTGTTCCTGTTGCTGCACGCCGACCACGAGCAGAACTGCTCCACCAGCACGGTGCGCATGGTGGCCTCGAGCCAGGCCAACATGTACGCCAGCTGCGCCGCGGGGGTCTGCGCACTGTGGGGTCCGTTGCACGGTGGCGCCAACGTCGCGGTGATGGACATGCTGCAGGAGATCAAGGAGCGCAAGATCCCGGTCTCCGAGTACGTGCGCAAGGTCAAGGACAAGGAGGACGGCGTCAAGCTCATGGGCTTCGGCCACCGGGTCTACAAGAACTTCGACCCGCGTTCGAAGATCCTGCGCGACGCCGCCGAGAAGGTGCTCGCCCAGAGCGGCGGCGGCGACGAGCTGCTCGACATCGCCACCGAGCTGGCGGATGCCGCGCTCAACGACGACTACTTCATCGAGCGCAAGCTCTACCCGAACGTCGACTTCTACTCGGGCATGATCCTGCGAGCCATCGGCATCCCCACCAACATGTTCACGGTCATGTTCGCGATCGGCCGCATGCCGGGCTGGATCGCCAACTGGAAGGAGATCCACGACGACCCGAAGTCGCGGATCTACCGGCCGCGCCAGGTATACATCGGCAACACCCAGAGCGAGTGGGTCCCGCGCGACGCTCGCGGCTGA